The genomic interval TTTTCCACTGAAAATGGCAAATTCTTCCCAGGACCCTCCTCATAGTGGCTCCTACGGACCGCAGAGGTTGTGAACCTCCGGATGCTCTGGCCCAACATAGCGCCGCTGGAAGCTCTGCGAAAGCCGCAGAGACCGAGGATGGAAGAAATGGCGGCACCTCACCAAAACCTTTTCTTCACGACCTTCGAGATTTGTCTTTTAAAGCTACTGTTTTATAACTGTCTTATACTACAtattaaaaaagaacatttcagttcagtttttttaaaaaagacatataatTTAGTTCCTCTTAAACCATTTTAAGAAGGCCACTATGTTGCTACCACATAATCCTCAGCACAAATTTTGTGGGTTGAATAGTTACCCCCAAAGCAACCAGGCGTATTCACCATGCCACAAAACTGCcacaagtgagagagagagagagaggctaaCATATAATGTGGATTCTGATTTCTTGGTAAAATTTCACTTTAAGCAATTTGTCTAATGACTTCTCTCTGCAGTTACAGTTAGATACTATATGTAGGTTCACTTTCTATCATCAATTGTTGCATAATGTTAGTGTGAAGTGGCAGTACTGAAAATGAATTACTGGACATGTGAGTATCTTGCTTCGTATAATAGGTATGTTTCTAAAAGATGAcgtaaatgtaattttattatagtAAGACATATTTCCAATGGCttataatttcagaattttacCTGACCTTGGCTGTGATCCCTAAAGATTTTCATTTCCACTTGGTCTACATCCAACATCTCTGAAAAGTAGGTATGTGTAAACATGCATGTGAACACATTTAGGAAGTGCCTCCATTTAAACAACACTTTGCTGTAGATTTCCATTCAATGTAACTGATCATCCCTGATCTTTTCAAAACTTCAAAAGTTTGAAATGTCTATATGGGGTTTCCTTTTAGTGGGTCCCATCTGTTTaaatctagcacagtgcctggtccaTCTGTGTAAATCCTTTTGTAAGGAATCAGGTTGCCAAAGAATTAAACTCAGGACCCAAGGACACTGAATATGTTTGCTTATGTCAGTTTCTTGGTTTTTTGTTATTACTGTTCTTTCTATTTTAAACCAGATATAGTGAAATGGTAGGTTAAATATTGATTTCTGTCAATGTAGCATCTTTATTtcctcatattcttttttttttggagacggagtttcgctcttgttacccaggctagagtgcaatggtgcgatctcagctcactgcaacctccgcctcctgagttcaggcaattctcctgcctcagcctccggagtagctgggattacaggcacgcgccaccatgcccagctaattttttgtgtttttagtagagacggggtttcaccatgttgaccaggatggtctcgatctcttgacctcgtgatccacccgtctcggcctcccaaagtgctgggattacaggcttgagccaccgcgcccggcctatttcctcattttctttccaacttaaagaaaaatgctGGAAGACACAAGTTGTTGGATTATGtacttatttctaaaataaaggaTGAATAggatgaaaagaatgaataagatgaggaaaaaataagGGCATGGAAGAGACAGGTCATTTattatggtttttgcttttttatatgtgatctaaaaagcataaaatttaaacataccAACATTATTGGCAAAGTGCCAGGGTCACAGATGCACATGAAGTGGATGATGACAAACTCAAAGTCCATTTTCAATAATTAGTTACAAATTTTTTCTGCAAAGATGCAGACAACTGTTGAAGCTGAGTTACAAGCTGCACTGCAGGAGCCCCTCACATGCAGAGTGGCCCAGCTGACAATGCATGTGGAGCCCTGGCCAACTGCACTGCTGGGACACAAGGAGAAGGACAGAGTCTCCCTTCCCCAattagctggtggtggtggtggggggttgGTTCCTACCTctttaatggaaataaaaatgcatttgagaAAAAGTGATTCCGTGGAAAGACCTTTGGGAGCAGCATGGCAGAGTGACCAAAATGGGCTCAGACAGACGTCCTGCACTGACACTGAATGCCACTGAGTCAGTCa from Saimiri boliviensis isolate mSaiBol1 chromosome 15, mSaiBol1.pri, whole genome shotgun sequence carries:
- the LOC104650017 gene encoding cytochrome c oxidase subunit 7C, mitochondrial, producing MLGQSIRRFTTSAVRRSHYEEGPGKNLPFSVENKWRLLAMMCLYFGSAFATPFLILRHQLLKK